A portion of the Terriglobales bacterium genome contains these proteins:
- a CDS encoding cytochrome c oxidase subunit 3, which translates to MRWGDKPKGTELPDSAREEREPRLSGGGTNDRFPSDDHGGDDSGHNEDGRLSYRDRLMRWRLGLGLSMISILMLFIALSSAYMIRQHTVIQSGNGHGVIYWQKLHLPTLLIFNTILLLISSVTLEIARRQLLRRGLLAPLADIPGIQQENSRSLPWLAITVILAIGFLVGQATAWNMLQQEGMFVVGNTSGSFFYVLAGTHAIHLSIGILVLLYALSSEVFSWKLETRCLVVDVTSWYWHFMAVLWIYVYAIMHFSR; encoded by the coding sequence ATGAGATGGGGAGACAAACCTAAGGGAACGGAGCTGCCCGATTCGGCACGCGAAGAGCGTGAACCTCGTTTGAGCGGGGGCGGCACGAACGACCGCTTCCCTTCCGACGATCACGGCGGAGACGACTCCGGCCATAACGAAGATGGGCGGCTGAGTTACCGCGATCGCTTGATGCGATGGCGCCTGGGGCTCGGCCTCAGCATGATCTCGATCCTGATGCTGTTCATAGCCCTGAGCAGCGCCTATATGATCCGCCAGCATACAGTGATTCAGAGTGGAAACGGGCACGGCGTAATTTATTGGCAAAAACTTCACCTGCCAACACTGCTCATCTTCAACACCATCCTGCTTCTCATCAGCAGCGTCACACTGGAAATCGCGCGGCGTCAACTGTTGCGGCGTGGATTACTGGCGCCCCTGGCCGATATTCCGGGAATCCAGCAGGAAAACTCGCGTTCCTTGCCCTGGCTTGCAATCACAGTCATTTTGGCCATTGGATTTCTCGTTGGACAGGCGACTGCCTGGAACATGCTCCAGCAGGAAGGGATGTTTGTGGTGGGCAACACCAGTGGCTCTTTCTTTTATGTGCTCGCCGGCACCCACGCTATTCACCTGAGCATCGGCATATTGGTGCTACTTTATGCGCTCTCGAGTGAAGTGTTCTCCTGGAAGCTTGAGACCCGCTGCCTGGTGGTAGATGTTACTTCCTGGTATTGGCATTTCATGGCAGTTTTGTGGATATACGTCTACGCGATCATGCACTTTTCACGTTAG